A window of the Brassica oleracea var. oleracea cultivar TO1000 chromosome C1, BOL, whole genome shotgun sequence genome harbors these coding sequences:
- the LOC106324462 gene encoding GDSL esterase/lipase At4g26790, with product MLRNRVLAFLLLATQLLVEIPGTSAKVAALIVFGDSTVDSGNNNQISTVLKSNFQPYGRDYFDGKATGRFSNGRIAPDFISEGLGLKNAVPAYLDPSYDIKDFATGVCFASAGTGLDNATSDVLSVMPLWKEVEYYKEYQTKLRGYLGKDKANEVIRESLYLISIGTNDFLENYYLLPRKLRKYSVDEYQNFLIGLAGEFLTDIYRLGARKMSFSGLSPFGCLPLERTTQIFYGSKCIEEYNIAARDFNTKMQDKVFKLNKELSGVQLVFSNPYDLVSDIIHHPEAFGFNNVRSACCGTGYYEMSYLCDKMNPFTCTDASTYVFWDSFHPTEKTNEIVANHILKYDLARFQ from the exons ATGCTGCGAAACAGAGTTCTTGCGTTCTTGCTGCTTGCAACTCAGCTCTTGGTGGAGATACCTGGAACGAGTGCGAAAGTAGCAGCACTTATAGTATTCGGGGACTCAACAGTGGACTCAGGGAACAACAACCAGATCTCTACGGTTCTAAAGAGTAACTTCCAGCCGTATGGCCGGGACTACTTTGACGGCAAAGCAACTGGGAGATTCTCAAATGGTCGGATAGCTCCAGATTTCATTTCTGAAGGTTTAGGACTCAAGAACGCAGTCCCTGCTTACCTAGATCCATCATATGACATTAAAGACTTCGCCACTGGTGTCTGTTTTGCTTCAGCTGGAACAGGCCTAGACAATGCAACCTCTGATGTGTTA TCTGTGATGCCGCTTTGGAAGGAAGTGGAGTACTACAAAGAGTACCAGACCAAGCTAAGAGGCTACTTGGGTAAAGATAAAGCTAATGAAGTTATCAGAGAATCACTTTACCTGATTAGTATCGGAACCAACGATTTTCTTGAGAATTACTATCTTCTTCCTCGCAAGTTGCGTAAGTACTCTGTTGATGAGTACCAAAACTTCCTGATAGGACTCGCTGGAGAGTTCTTGACAGATATTTACAGACTCGGAGCTCGTAAGATGTCTTTCTCTGGACTATCTCCTTTTGGATGCTTGCCACTTGAAAGAACAACACAGATCTTTTATGGAAGCAAATGTATAGAAGAGTACAACATTGCTGCTAGAGACTTCAACACCAAGATGCAGGATAAAGTATTTAAGTTGAACAAAGAGCTGAGTGGAGTCCAGCTTGTATTTTCAAACCCGTACGACTTGGTTTCAGACATCATACACCATCCCGAAGCATTTG GTTTTAATAATGTAAGGAGTGCATGCTGCGGAACTGGGTACTATGAGATGAGCTACTTGTGTGATAAAATGAACCCTTTCACATGTACTGATGCGAGCACGTATGTGTTTTGGGACTCGTTTCATCCAACAGAGAAGACGAACGAAATCGTAGCAAACCATATTCTGAAGTATGATTTAGCTCGGTTTCAGTGA
- the LOC106298437 gene encoding pentatricopeptide repeat-containing protein At4g26800 isoform X2, which produces MRWPIPTAISSTAKALLHRYFPKNGIIAPSFRLCKFRAFSSAVDYREILRTGLRGIKHDEAVDLFGYMAESRPLPNIIEFNKVLTAIAKMKSYETVIRLWSIVEDDEGIEISPDIYTCNILVKCFIRCCHPCLAMSFLGKMLKLGVEPDVVTGSLLVNGFCQINRFDEAFYVAEQMKKMGVTLNVVVYTILIDGLCRNRFLNEAINVFGLMENEGVTPNVFTYTSLISGLCNACKLSEASHVLRQMISRKIDPNVVTFTTLINAYVKAGKFSEFWELYQEMIKMSIDPNVVTYTSVINGLCMHNHVDRAKKAFEDMLRNGCAPNVLTYSTLAYGLFKSNRFNEGIELLKEMSDSGVAENTVSRNTLIQGCIQAGKISSAQELFERMPSDGLPPNIRSYNIVLAGLFVYGKDGKADEAFKLFFSLSSKGVEPDDKAYTAMISGLKKNGMLARAHALTRAYQKYKRNRGSI; this is translated from the exons ATGCGGTGGCCGATCCCGACTGCGATTTCGTCGACGGCTAAGGCGCTTCTTCACCGATACTTCCCGAAGAACGGTATCATCGCTCCTTCGTTTCGGCTCTGCAAGTTTCGAGCTTTCTCTAGCGCTGTTGACTACCGAGAGATACTGAGAACTGGGCTTCGCGGTATCAAGCACGATGAAGCTGTGGACTTGTTCGGTTACATGGCTGAGTCTCGTCCCCTGCCTAACATCATCGAGTTCAACAAAGTACTGACTGCTATCGCCAAGATGAAGAGTTACGAAACTGTGATCAGACTCTGGAGTATTGTGGAGGATGATGAGGGTATAGAGATCTCGCCTGATATCTACACCTGCAACATCTTAGTGAAGTGTTTTATCCGCTGTTGTCATCCTTGTCTTGCTATGTCTTTTCTTGGGAAGATGTTGAAGCTTGGTGTTGAGCCGGATGTGGTTACGGGCAGCTTGTTGGTTAATGGGTTTTGCCAGATCAATAGATTTGATGAGGCTTTCTATGTGGCTGAGCAGATGAAGAAGATGGGTGTTACCCTTAATGTTGTAGTCTACACCATACTCATTGATGGTCTCTGTAGGAATAGGTTTTTGAATGAAGCGATTAATGTTTTTGGCCTTATGGAGAACGAAGGAGTTACTCCGAATGTGTTTACCTACACCTCTCTCATTAGTGGTCTTTGTAACGCTTGTAAGTTGAGTGAAGCCTCTCACGTACTTCGGCAGATGATCTCCAGGAAAATCGACCCGAATGTAGTCACTTTCACTACACTTATCAATGCGTATGTGAAAGCTGGGAAGTTTTCGGAATTTTGGGAGCTGTACCAGGAGATGATCAAGATGTCTATAGATCCTAATGTTGTCACTTACACTTCAGTGATCAATGGGTTGTGCATGCACAATCATGTAGATAGGGCCAAGAAAGCTTTTGAAGATATGCTAAGGAATGGGTGCGCCCCAAATGTATTGACTTACTCTACTCTTGCATATGGACTTTTCAAGTCCAACAGGTTCAACGAAGGGATTGAACTTTTAAAGGAGATGTCTGACAGTGGAGTTGCTGAAAACACAGTCTCTCGCAACACCCTTATCCAAGGGTGTATTCAAGCAGGCAAAATCAGTTCTGCGCAAGAACTTTTTGAAAGGATGCCTTCTGATGGTCTGCCTCCCAATATTAGGAGCTACAACATTGTGTTAGCTGGTCTATTTGTTTATGGAAAG GATGGTAAGGCGGATGAAGCATTTAAGTTGTTCTTCAGCCTAAGCAGTAAAGGAGTGGAGCCTGATGATAAAGCGTACACGGCAATGATCTCAGGGTTGAAGAAGAACGGCATGCTGGCTAGAGCGCATGCATTGACCAGGGCTTACCAGAAATACAAGCGGAACAGAGGAAGTATATAG
- the LOC106298437 gene encoding pentatricopeptide repeat-containing protein At4g26800 isoform X1, with protein MRWPIPTAISSTAKALLHRYFPKNGIIAPSFRLCKFRAFSSAVDYREILRTGLRGIKHDEAVDLFGYMAESRPLPNIIEFNKVLTAIAKMKSYETVIRLWSIVEDDEGIEISPDIYTCNILVKCFIRCCHPCLAMSFLGKMLKLGVEPDVVTGSLLVNGFCQINRFDEAFYVAEQMKKMGVTLNVVVYTILIDGLCRNRFLNEAINVFGLMENEGVTPNVFTYTSLISGLCNACKLSEASHVLRQMISRKIDPNVVTFTTLINAYVKAGKFSEFWELYQEMIKMSIDPNVVTYTSVINGLCMHNHVDRAKKAFEDMLRNGCAPNVLTYSTLAYGLFKSNRFNEGIELLKEMSDSGVAENTVSRNTLIQGCIQAGKISSAQELFERMPSDGLPPNIRSYNIVLAGLFVYGKVKKALSTYELMQKTRNDLDIVTYTIMIHWMCKDGKADEAFKLFFSLSSKGVEPDDKAYTAMISGLKKNGMLARAHALTRAYQKYKRNRGSI; from the coding sequence ATGCGGTGGCCGATCCCGACTGCGATTTCGTCGACGGCTAAGGCGCTTCTTCACCGATACTTCCCGAAGAACGGTATCATCGCTCCTTCGTTTCGGCTCTGCAAGTTTCGAGCTTTCTCTAGCGCTGTTGACTACCGAGAGATACTGAGAACTGGGCTTCGCGGTATCAAGCACGATGAAGCTGTGGACTTGTTCGGTTACATGGCTGAGTCTCGTCCCCTGCCTAACATCATCGAGTTCAACAAAGTACTGACTGCTATCGCCAAGATGAAGAGTTACGAAACTGTGATCAGACTCTGGAGTATTGTGGAGGATGATGAGGGTATAGAGATCTCGCCTGATATCTACACCTGCAACATCTTAGTGAAGTGTTTTATCCGCTGTTGTCATCCTTGTCTTGCTATGTCTTTTCTTGGGAAGATGTTGAAGCTTGGTGTTGAGCCGGATGTGGTTACGGGCAGCTTGTTGGTTAATGGGTTTTGCCAGATCAATAGATTTGATGAGGCTTTCTATGTGGCTGAGCAGATGAAGAAGATGGGTGTTACCCTTAATGTTGTAGTCTACACCATACTCATTGATGGTCTCTGTAGGAATAGGTTTTTGAATGAAGCGATTAATGTTTTTGGCCTTATGGAGAACGAAGGAGTTACTCCGAATGTGTTTACCTACACCTCTCTCATTAGTGGTCTTTGTAACGCTTGTAAGTTGAGTGAAGCCTCTCACGTACTTCGGCAGATGATCTCCAGGAAAATCGACCCGAATGTAGTCACTTTCACTACACTTATCAATGCGTATGTGAAAGCTGGGAAGTTTTCGGAATTTTGGGAGCTGTACCAGGAGATGATCAAGATGTCTATAGATCCTAATGTTGTCACTTACACTTCAGTGATCAATGGGTTGTGCATGCACAATCATGTAGATAGGGCCAAGAAAGCTTTTGAAGATATGCTAAGGAATGGGTGCGCCCCAAATGTATTGACTTACTCTACTCTTGCATATGGACTTTTCAAGTCCAACAGGTTCAACGAAGGGATTGAACTTTTAAAGGAGATGTCTGACAGTGGAGTTGCTGAAAACACAGTCTCTCGCAACACCCTTATCCAAGGGTGTATTCAAGCAGGCAAAATCAGTTCTGCGCAAGAACTTTTTGAAAGGATGCCTTCTGATGGTCTGCCTCCCAATATTAGGAGCTACAACATTGTGTTAGCTGGTCTATTTGTTTATGGAAAGGTAAAGAAAGCATTGAGTACATATGAACTTATGCAAAAGACTAGAAATGATCTTGATATTGTTACATATACTATCATGATTCATTGGATGTGCAAGGATGGTAAGGCGGATGAAGCATTTAAGTTGTTCTTCAGCCTAAGCAGTAAAGGAGTGGAGCCTGATGATAAAGCGTACACGGCAATGATCTCAGGGTTGAAGAAGAACGGCATGCTGGCTAGAGCGCATGCATTGACCAGGGCTTACCAGAAATACAAGCGGAACAGAGGAAGTATATAG
- the LOC106298453 gene encoding upstream activation factor subunit UAF30, with the protein MQPQRLKKAITDNPKKLGNLIDLVNLPSTLRDFLGQSQISRLGCFMRVWSYIKTNNLQDPKNKNVVNCDEKLKSILLGRQRVELVDLPSLIKLHFTKTPKSN; encoded by the exons ATGCAGCCGCAGAGGTTGAAGAAGGCGATAACTGATAATCCCAAGAAGCTTGGGAATTTGATTGACCTCGTGAACCTTCCATCTACTCTGCGTGACTTCCTTGGTCAATCTCAGATTTCTCGTCTGGGTTGTTTCATGCGTGTCTGGTCTTACATCAAGACCAACAATCTCCAG GATCCAAAGAACAAGAATGTGGTTAACTGTGATGAAAAGCTGAAGAGCATTTTGCTTGGGAGGCAGCGAGTGGAGCTAGTTGATCTTCCTTCTCTTATCAAGTTGCATTTCACCAAGACACCAAAGTCGAATTGA
- the LOC106324044 gene encoding small ubiquitin-related modifier 1-like — protein MSATQEEDKKPGGDGGVHINLKVKGQDGNEVFFRIKRSTQLKKLMNAYCDRQSVDMNAIAFLFDGRRLRAEQTPDELDMEDGDEIDAMLHQTGGCGGGGSLTLSRV, from the exons ATGTCTGCAACACAGGAAGAAGACAAGAAGCCCGGTGGTGACGGAGGAGTTCACATCAATCTCAAGGTCAAGGGTCAG GATGGGAATGAGGTTTTCTTCAGGATCAAGAGAAGCACTCAGCTGAAGAAGCTGATGAATGCTTACTGTGACAGGCAATCTGTGGACATGAACGCCATTGCCTTCTTGTTTGATGGGCGTCGTCTTCGTGCTGAGCAGACTCCCGATGAG CTTGACATGGAGGACGGTGATGAGATCGATGCCATGCTCCATCAGACCGGTGGCTGTGGTGGTGGCGGCAGCCTGACCCTTTCCAGGGTTTAG
- the LOC106308684 gene encoding GDP-L-galactose phosphorylase 1, with protein MLKIKRVPTVVSNYQKDEASDESVGCGRNCLGACCINGARLPLYACKKLDKSGAGEKPVAFLESLVLGEWEDRFQRGLFRYDVTACETKVIPGKYGFVAQLNEGRHLKKRPTEFRVDKVLQSFDGNKFNFTKVGQEELLFQFEAGEDSEVQFFPCMPLDAENSPSVVAINVSPIEYGHVLLIPRVLDCLPQRIDHKSLLLALHMAAEAANPYFRLGYNSLGAFATINHLHFQAYYLAMPFPLEKAPSKKMVTTASGVKISELLSYPVRSLLFEGGSSMQDLSDTVSDACVCLQNNNIPFNILIADCGRQIFLMPQCYAEKQALGEVSPEVLETQVNPAVWEISGHMVLKRKEDYEGASEENAWRLLAEASLSEERFKEVNALIFEAIGCSYQGEELEGTVIGQDNPSGSVNQKSNRTHGGPITNGTASECLVLQ; from the exons ATGTTGAAGATCAAGAGGGTTCCGACTGTTGTGTCTAATTACCAGAAGGATGAGGCTTCTGATGAATCCGTCGGCTGTGGACGGAACTGCCTCGGTGCTTGTTGCATTAACG GGGCAAGGCTTCCGTTGTACGCCTGCAAGAAGCTGGATAAATCTGGCGCCGGAGAGAAGCCGGTGGCTTTTCTTGAGTCCCTCGTCCTCGGAGAG TGGGAGGATAGGTTCCAAAGAGGACTCTTTCGCTACGATGTCACTGCCTGCGAGACCAAA GTGATCCCAGGGAAGTATGGTTTCGTTGCTCAGCTAAACGAGGGTCGTCACCTGAAGAAGAGGCCTACCGAGTTCCGTGTAGACAAGGTTTTGCAGTCTTTTGATGGCAACAAGTTCAACTTCACTAAAGTTGGCCAGGAAGAGCTGCTCTTCCAGTTTGAAGCTGGTGAAGATAGTGAAGTTCAGTTCTTCCCGTGCATGCCTCTTGACGCTGAGAATTCTCCCAGTGTTGTTGCCATCAAT GTTAGTCCAATCGAGTATGGTCACGTGCTGCTGATTCCTCGTGTTCTTGACTGCTTGCCTCAGAGGATCGATCACAAAAGCCTTTTGCTTGCACTTCACATGGCTGCCGAAGCTGCTAATCCTTACTTCAGACTCGGTTACAACAGCTTGGGTGCTTTTGCCACTATCAACCATCTTCACTTTCAG GCATATTACTTGGCCATGCCTTTCCCATTAGAGAAAGCTCCTTCCAAGAAGATGGTTACTACTGCTAGTGGTGTGAAAATCTCAGAGCTTCTGAGTTACCCTGTGAGAAGTCTTCTCTTTGAAGGTGGAAGTTCTATGCAAGACCTATCTGATACTGTATCAGACGCCTGCGTTTGTCTCCAGAACAACAACATTCCTTTCAACATACTCATCGCTGATTGTGGAAGGCAGATCTTCCTGATGCCACAG TGTTACGCAGAGAAGCAGGCTCTAGGTGAAGTAAGCCCGGAGGTGTTGGAGACGCAAGTGAACCCAGCTGTGTGGGAGATAAGTGGTCACATGGTGCTCAAGAGGAAAGAGGATTACGAAGGAGCTTCGGAGGAGAACGCATGGAGGCTCCTAGCAGAAGCTTCTCTGTCAGAGGAAAGGTTTAAGGAGGTTAATGCTCTCATCTTTGAAGCCATAGGTTGTAGTTACCAAGGGGAGGAGCTTGAAGGAACCGTAATTGGACAGGACAACCCTAGTGGCAGTGTTAACCAGAAAAGCAACCGAACCCATGGAGGTCCTATCACCAACGGGACTGCCTCTGAGTGCCTTGTTCTTCAGTGA
- the LOC106343345 gene encoding proline synthase co-transcribed bacterial homolog protein, which yields MAAPAVEATAATALRSVILRARKAAERVGRDPERVRVVAVSKTKPVALIRQIYDAGHRCFGENYVQEFIDKAPQLPEDIEWHFVGHLQSNKAKTLLAGVPNLAMVHGVDGQKVANHLDRAVSSLGRHPLKVLVQVNTSGEASKSGVEPSSVVELARHVNMQCPNLVFSGLMTIGMPDYTSTPENFRTLTNCRAEVCKALGMSEDQFELSMGMSGDFEQAIEMGSTNVRVGSTIFGPRDYPKKTT from the exons ATGGCAGCTCCTGCGGTGGAGGCAACCGCCGCAACCGCGCTACGCTCCGTCATTCTCAGGGCTCGTAAGGCGGCGGAGCGCGTAGGAAGAGATCCGGAGCGGGTAAGAGTCGTCGCCGTCTCCAAGACTAAACCCGTCGCACTTATCCGCCAAATCTACGACGCCGGCCACCGCTGCTTCGGCGAGAATTACGTTCAAGAATTCATCGACAAAGCTCCACAG CTTCCGGAAGATATAGAGTGGCATTTCGTGGGACATCTACAGAGCAACAAGGCCAAAACTTTACTAG CTGGAGTCCCAAACTTGGCAATGGTTCATGGTGTCGATGGACAAAAG GTAGCAAATCATCTTGATCGAGCTGTTTCAAGTCTTGGGAGACACCCACTTAAGGTTTTGGTCCAAGTGAACACAAGTGGAGAAGCTT CTAAATCTGGGGTAGAGCCTTCTAGTGTTGTGGAGTTAGCAAGACATGTGAATATGCAATGTCCGAATCTGGTGTTCTCTGGTTTAATGACTATTGGGATGCCTGACTATACTTCTACTCCAGAGAACTTCAGG ACACTTACAAACTGTCGAGCTGAGGTCTGCAAGGCACTTGGAATGTCTGAGGATCAATTTGAACTGTCTATGGGCATGTCTGGTGACTTCGAACAAGCG ATTGAGATGGGAAGCACCAATGTGAGGGTAGGTTCTACCATTTTCGGACCAAGAGATTATCCCAAAAAAACAACTTAG
- the LOC106302724 gene encoding stigma-specific STIG1-like protein 1, with amino-acid sequence MALVKLLVTIAITTAITIAVITTRTTTTVERTSFDAPRTQTTRPSRFLAQKEVGERSPSAADHCNKDPEICSLYGGGGSNSTVTCCNNKCIDVASDDKNCGACKNKCKFSQTCCQGQCVYLSYDKRHCGQCNHSCEQDELCVYGLCNYA; translated from the coding sequence ATGGCCCTCGTAAAGCTACTTGTGACCATCGCAATAACAACCGCAATCACAATCGCAGTCATCACCACCAGAACCACCACCACCGTGGAACGCACGAGCTTTGATGCACCGAGAACGCAAACTACAAGGCCGAGCAGGTTCTTGGCTCAGAAGGAAGTAGGCGAGCGAAGCCCTAGCGCGGCGGACCATTGCAACAAGGATCCTGAGATATGTAGCCTCTACGGAGGGGGAGGAAGCAACTCGACGGTGACGTGCTGCAACAACAAATGCATTGACGTGGCCAGTGACGACAAGAACTGTGGCGCGTGTAAGAACAAGTGCAAGTTCTCACAGACGTGTTGTCAAGGCCAATGCGTTTACTTGAGTTACGACAAACGCCACTGTGGACAATGTAACCATTCGTGTGAGCAGGACGAGTTATGCGTCTACGGTCTCTGTAACTACGCGTGA
- the LOC106332166 gene encoding mitogen-activated protein kinase kinase kinase 2, protein MDIITWTRGPIIGRGSTATVSIAVSNSGEMFAVKSADFSSSAFLQNEQSILSTLSSPHIVKYIGSDVTPEKEGLAYNLLMEYVSGGSLHDLIKNSGGKLPEPAIRSYTRQILRGLSYLHERGIVHCDLKSQNVLVEENGVVCKIADMGCAKPVLKSGFSGTPAFMAPEVARGEEQRFPADVWALGCTVIEMMTGASPWPELNDVVAAMYKIGYSGESPEIPEWISEKGKDFLMSCLENDPKQRWTVEGLLKHPFLDEDEDVESHLQSSSSPSTVLDQRFWNSCEASESRSLSMDHEYPFAGYSGAWDSPADRIEQLAGDEFSSVPDWDTVADGEWIQVRGDVLQDAVCVEETSSSSQEIEVVDEWISDQDSLFSEYSLDGVITSFYYNVSIQRNVIVFYYYRVGDQNVPIKKMFRYTNENKKNIYPSNCKLFLIHQPITNNHVLISHNK, encoded by the coding sequence ATGGATATTATTACTTGGACAAGAGGACCAATCATCGGTCGAGGCTCCACAGCCACCGTCTCAATAGCAGTTTCAAACTCCGGTGAGATGTTCGCCGTCAAATCAGCCGATTTCTCTTCTTCAGCGTTCTTGCAGAACGAGCAATCGATTTTGTCTACATTGAGCTCTCCACACATAGTCAAGTACATAGGCTCTGATGTAACACCGGAGAAGGAAGGATTGGCTTACAATCTCCTGATGGAGTACGTTTCCGGCGGGAGTCTTCACGATTTAATCAAAAACTCCGGCGGGAAGTTGCCGGAGCCGGCGATCAGATCATACACGCGTCAGATTCTCAGGGGTCTGAGTTATCTCCACGAGAGAGGGATTGTTCACTGCGACTTGAAGAGCCAGAACGTGCTGGTCGAAGAAAACGGCGTCGTATGTAAAATCGCTGATATGGGTTGTGCTAAACCGGTTTTAAAGTCTGGATTTTCCGGTACACCGGCGTTTATGGCGCCAGAGGTTGCTCGCGGCGAAGAACAGAGGTTTCCAGCCGACGTGTGGGCGTTAGGGTGTACGGTGATCGAGATGATGACCGGGGCAAGCCCTTGGCCGGAGCTAAACGACGTCGTTGCTGCAATGTATAAGATTGGATACTCCGGCGAGTCGCCGGAGATTCCTGAGTGGATATCGGAGAAAGGTAAGGACTTTCTGATGAGTTGTTTGGAGAATGATCCGAAACAGAGATGGACGGTGGAAGGGTTGCTTAAACACCCTTTCCTCGACGAAGACGAAGACGTAGAATCTCATCTGCAGAGTTCGTCTTCTCCGAGCACTGTGTTGGATCAACGGTTTTGGAACTCATGCGAAGCTTCGGAAAGTCGCTCGCTTTCGATGGATCACGAATACCCTTTTGCTGGTTACTCGGGTGCTTGGGATTCACCGGCTGATCGGATCGAGCAACTCGCCGGAGATGAGTTTTCAAGCGTTCCGGATTGGGATACGGTAGCTGACGGCGAGTGGATTCAAGTGAGAGGCGACGTTCTTCAAGACGCGGTATGCGTCGAGGAAACGTCGTCGTCTTCGCAAGAGATTGAAGTAGTTGACGAATGGATATCGGATCAAGACAGCTTGTTCTCGGAATATTCTCTTGACGGCGTCATTACCAGTTTTTACTATAATGTTTCTATTCAAAGAAATGTTATTGTATTTTATTATTATCGTGTTGGAGATCAAAATGTACCAATAAAGAAAATGTTTCGTTATACCAATGAGAATAAGAAAAACATTTATCCGTCAAATTGCAAGCTCTTTCTAATTCACCAACCAATTACGAACAACCATGTCCTAATAAGTCATAACAAATAG